A genomic region of Glycine max cultivar Williams 82 chromosome 15, Glycine_max_v4.0, whole genome shotgun sequence contains the following coding sequences:
- the LOC106796026 gene encoding uncharacterized protein LOC106796026 — protein MILVAIVAEVLEEYTALLARVLEQVFRSAPVPRRVRFLILRALPFVSSRPRTILPPPTPSY, from the coding sequence ATGATACTGGTGGCGATTGTGGCGGAGGTGCTGGAGGAGTACACGGCGTTGCTGGCGAGAGTGCTGGAGCAGGTTTTCCGTTCCGCCCCTGTCCCTCGACGGGTTCGTTTTCTCATCCTCCGAGCGCTTCCCTTTGTTTCTTCTCGTCCTAGGACCATTCTGCCCCCTCCTACCCCTTCCTATTAG
- the LOC100792769 gene encoding heavy metal-associated isoprenylated plant protein 8, protein MGRNNKEENSTQKKNKEEKKESDKAVVLKALVHCEGCSNQISKCLKGLAGVRHVQVDREHQRVTVKGEVVNDPAKVLERLRKKYSKNVELISPKPKPEKQKKAEEKKEQPKIKIVVLKMYMHCEGCVSDVKRKIEEMEGVHSVEVDKEKSRVMVRGTMDSTKLVEKVKKKLGKHVEIIKEDNKREPKREGSDNEKGNEDVNVIMYSYPPQYSTQYLYPNQSFSDENVFACSIM, encoded by the exons ATGGGGAGGAAT AACAAGGAGGAAAATTCCACCCAAAAAAAGAACAAGGAGGAAAAGAAGGAATCAGACAAGGCTGTTGTTTTGAAAGCACTCGTACATTGTGAAGGTTGCTCGAACCAAATTTCTAAGTGCTTGAAAGGTTTAGCTG GAGTGAGGCATGTTCAGGTTGATAGAGAACATCAAAGGGTCACTGTGAAAGGAGAAGTTGTGAATGATCCAGCGAAGGTTTTGGAAAGACTTCGAAAGAAATACAGCAAAAACGTTGAGTTAATTTCACCAAAACCAAAGcctgaaaaacagaaaaaagccgaagagaaaaaggaacag CCTAAAATCAAAATTGTGGTGCTTAAGATGTATATGCATTGCGAAGGCTGTGTAAGTGATGTCAAGAGAAAAATTGAGGAAATGGAAG GTGTTCATTCTGTGGAAGTGGACAAAGAAAAATCACGGGTCATGGTCAGAGGAACGATGGATTCAACAAAACTTGTTgaaaaagtgaagaagaaacTGGGAAAGCATGTGGAGATCATTAAGGAAGACAATAAAAGAGAACCCAAAAGAGAAGGGAGTGATAATGAAAAAGGCAATGAAGATGTTAATGTTATTATGTATAGTTATCCTCCTCAATACTCTACCCAATATCTTTATCCCAATCAATCCTTTAGTGATGAAAACGTTTTTGCATGTTCAATAATGTAA
- the LOC100792242 gene encoding uncharacterized protein, whose protein sequence is MPSESSTKSSQSPPAEGDKHKHLDREIREMVSAITHRVTDFHKPGSTHHLENEDEHDMRIITLAGTNDGATLRSELDEKSAKTSHGEPEALSTFVNSNFQAINNSIMLGGSYQANDPGVHLDISDFTDQPPESHHHKVEKPGKKGKKKDKEGSKSDHQFAF, encoded by the coding sequence ATGCCTTCAGAATCATCAACGAAGTCAAGTCAATCTCCCCCTGCTGAAGGCGACAAGCACAAGCATTTGGACAGGGAAATAAGGGAGATGGTGTCTGCCATCACCCACCGTGTCACTGATTTTCACAAACCAGGCTCCACCCACCATTTGGAGAATGAGGATGAACATGACATGAGGATCATTACCCTCGCAGGAACCAACGATGGTGCAACACTGAGAAGCGAATTGGATGAAAAATCAGCCAAAACTTCTCATGGTGAGCCTGAAGCATTGAGCACCTTTGTTAACAGCAACTTCCAAGCCATCAACAACTCCATCATGCTTGGTGGTAGCTACCAAGCCAATGACCCTGGTGTGCATTTGGATATCTCTGATTTCACTGATCAACCTCCTGAGAGCCACCACCACAAGGTTGAGAAGCCAGGGAAGAAGGGAAAGAAGAAAGACAAAGAAGGTTCCAAAAGTGATCATCAATTTGCCTTTTAA